A region from the Agrobacterium cucumeris genome encodes:
- the mdh gene encoding malate dehydrogenase, producing MARKKIALIGSGMIGGTLAHLASLKELGDIVLFDIADGIPQGKGLDIAQSGPVEGFNAKLTGASDYAAIEGADVCIVTAGVARKPGMSRDDLLGINLKVMEQVGAGIKKYAPNAFVICITNPLDAMVWALQKFSGLPKNKVVGMAGVLDSARFRLFLAEEFNVSVQDVTAFVLGGHGDTMVPLARYSTVGGIPLTDLVKMGWLTAERLEQIIQRTRDGGAEIVGLLKTGSAYYAPAASAIEMAESYLKDKKRVLPAAAHLSGQYGVDDMYVGVPTIIGAGGIERIIEIELNKEEEAAFQKSVGAVAGLCEACVNIAPSLK from the coding sequence ATGGCTCGCAAAAAAATTGCACTTATTGGTTCTGGCATGATCGGCGGCACGCTGGCACACCTCGCCAGCCTGAAGGAACTGGGCGATATCGTCCTCTTCGACATCGCCGACGGCATTCCGCAGGGCAAGGGTCTGGATATTGCCCAGTCCGGCCCGGTTGAAGGTTTCAATGCGAAGCTCACCGGCGCTTCCGATTATGCCGCCATCGAAGGCGCAGACGTCTGCATCGTCACCGCTGGCGTTGCCCGCAAGCCCGGCATGAGCCGCGACGATCTTCTCGGCATCAACCTCAAGGTCATGGAACAGGTCGGCGCCGGCATCAAGAAATATGCCCCGAACGCTTTTGTGATCTGCATCACCAACCCGCTCGACGCCATGGTGTGGGCGCTGCAGAAGTTCTCCGGCCTGCCGAAGAACAAGGTCGTCGGCATGGCCGGCGTTCTCGACAGCGCGCGTTTCCGCCTGTTCCTGGCTGAAGAATTCAACGTTTCGGTTCAGGACGTCACTGCCTTCGTTCTTGGCGGTCACGGCGACACGATGGTGCCGCTCGCACGTTATTCCACCGTTGGCGGCATTCCGCTGACCGATCTCGTCAAGATGGGCTGGCTGACCGCCGAGCGCCTTGAGCAGATCATCCAGCGCACCCGCGACGGCGGTGCTGAAATCGTCGGCCTGCTGAAGACCGGTTCGGCCTATTATGCGCCGGCCGCTTCGGCGATCGAAATGGCTGAATCCTACCTCAAGGACAAGAAGCGCGTTCTGCCCGCCGCTGCCCACCTCTCCGGCCAGTATGGCGTTGACGACATGTATGTCGGCGTGCCCACCATCATCGGTGCCGGCGGTATCGAGCGCATCATCGAGATCGAACTGAACAAGGAAGAAGAAGCCGCCTTCCAGAAGTCCGTCGGCGCTGTCGCTGGTCTTTGCGAAGCCTGCGTCAACATCGCTCCGTCGCTGAAGTAA
- the sucD gene encoding succinate--CoA ligase subunit alpha: protein MSILVNKDTKILVQGLTGKTGTFHTEQALAYYGTQMVGGIHPKKGGETWTGSKGESLPIFATVAEAKEKTGADASVIYVPPAGAADAIIEAIEAEIPFITCITEGIPVMDMVRVKARLDRSKSRLLGPNCPGIMTPEECKIGIMPGSIFRKGSVGIVSRSGTLTYEAVFQTSNEGLGQTTAVGIGGDPVKGTEFIDILEMFLADEATQSIIMIGEIGGSAEEDAAQFLIDEAKKGRKKPMAGFIAGRTAPKGRTMGHAGAVVSGGKGDAESKIAAMEAAGIKVSPSPARLGKTLVEVLKG from the coding sequence ATGTCTATTCTCGTTAATAAAGACACGAAGATCCTTGTTCAGGGTCTGACCGGCAAGACCGGTACCTTCCACACCGAACAGGCGCTTGCCTATTACGGCACGCAGATGGTCGGCGGTATTCACCCAAAGAAGGGTGGCGAAACCTGGACCGGCTCCAAGGGCGAAAGCCTGCCGATCTTCGCAACGGTTGCTGAAGCCAAGGAAAAGACCGGTGCAGACGCATCCGTGATCTACGTTCCGCCGGCAGGTGCCGCTGACGCCATCATCGAAGCCATCGAAGCGGAAATCCCGTTCATCACCTGCATCACCGAAGGTATTCCGGTGATGGACATGGTGCGCGTCAAGGCCCGCCTCGACCGTTCGAAGTCGCGCCTGCTCGGCCCGAACTGCCCCGGCATCATGACGCCGGAAGAATGCAAGATCGGCATCATGCCGGGCTCCATCTTCCGCAAGGGTTCGGTCGGTATCGTTTCGCGCTCCGGCACGCTCACCTATGAAGCCGTGTTCCAGACATCCAACGAAGGCCTCGGCCAGACGACGGCTGTCGGCATCGGCGGCGACCCGGTCAAGGGCACCGAGTTCATCGACATCCTGGAAATGTTCCTCGCCGACGAAGCCACGCAGTCGATCATCATGATCGGCGAAATCGGTGGTTCGGCTGAAGAAGATGCGGCGCAGTTCCTGATCGACGAAGCCAAGAAGGGCCGCAAGAAACCGATGGCCGGCTTCATCGCGGGCCGTACGGCTCCGAAGGGCCGCACCATGGGCCACGCCGGCGCTGTCGTTTCCGGCGGCAAGGGCGATGCAGAGTCCAAGATCGCTGCCATGGAAGCAGCCGGCATCAAGGTATCGCCTTCCCCGGCGCGCCTCGGCAAGACGCTGGTTGAAGTCCTCAAGGGCTGA
- the sucC gene encoding ADP-forming succinate--CoA ligase subunit beta: MNIHEYQAKALLKGYGAPVAEGVAILKVEEAEAAAKQLPGPLYVVKSQIHAGGRGKGKFKELGPDAKGGVRLAKSIEEVVSHSKDMLGNTLVTAQTGDAGKQVNRLYIEDGADIARELYCSLLVDRSVGQVAFVVSTEGGMDIEAVAHDTPEKIHTIAINPEKGVSDADVTAISKALELEGAAAEDAKSLFPILYKAFNEKDMALLEVNPLIVMENGHLRVLDAKMSFDGNALFRHDDVKALRDETEEDAKEIEASKWDLAYVALDGNIGCMVNGAGLAMATMDIIKLYGKEPANFCDVGGGAGKEKVAAAFKIITADPKVEGILVNIFGGIMKCDVIAEGVIAAVKEVGLQVPLVVRLEGTNVELGKKLLNESGLAITAADDLDDAAKKIVAAING, from the coding sequence ATGAATATTCACGAATATCAGGCCAAGGCTCTTCTGAAGGGCTACGGTGCGCCGGTTGCTGAAGGCGTCGCCATCCTCAAGGTCGAAGAAGCCGAAGCTGCCGCAAAGCAGCTTCCCGGCCCGCTTTACGTCGTCAAGAGCCAGATCCATGCTGGCGGCCGCGGCAAGGGCAAATTCAAGGAACTCGGCCCCGACGCCAAGGGCGGCGTTCGTCTGGCGAAGTCGATCGAGGAAGTCGTCTCCCATTCCAAGGACATGCTCGGCAACACGCTGGTGACGGCCCAGACGGGCGATGCCGGCAAGCAGGTCAACCGCCTCTACATCGAAGACGGCGCCGACATTGCCCGCGAACTCTACTGCTCGCTGCTGGTTGACCGTTCCGTCGGTCAGGTTGCCTTCGTGGTTTCCACTGAAGGCGGCATGGACATCGAAGCTGTCGCCCACGACACGCCGGAAAAGATCCATACCATCGCCATCAACCCGGAAAAGGGTGTGAGCGACGCTGACGTTACCGCGATCTCCAAGGCTCTCGAGCTTGAGGGTGCTGCAGCCGAAGACGCAAAGTCGCTGTTCCCGATCCTCTACAAGGCCTTCAACGAGAAGGACATGGCTCTCCTCGAGGTTAACCCGCTGATCGTCATGGAAAATGGCCATCTGCGCGTTCTCGACGCCAAGATGTCCTTCGATGGCAACGCGCTGTTCCGCCATGACGATGTCAAGGCGCTGCGCGACGAGACCGAAGAAGACGCCAAGGAAATCGAAGCCTCCAAGTGGGACCTCGCTTACGTGGCGCTCGACGGCAACATCGGCTGCATGGTCAATGGTGCAGGTCTTGCCATGGCGACGATGGACATCATCAAGCTTTACGGCAAAGAGCCGGCTAACTTCTGCGACGTCGGCGGTGGCGCCGGCAAGGAGAAGGTTGCGGCAGCCTTCAAGATCATCACGGCTGACCCGAAGGTCGAGGGTATCCTCGTCAACATCTTCGGCGGCATCATGAAGTGCGACGTCATCGCCGAAGGCGTGATTGCCGCGGTGAAGGAAGTCGGTTTGCAGGTTCCGCTCGTTGTTCGCCTCGAAGGCACCAACGTCGAACTTGGCAAGAAGCTCCTGAACGAATCTGGCCTTGCGATTACGGCTGCTGACGATCTGGACGACGCAGCCAAGAAGATCGTCGCGGCGATCAACGGCTAA